The Terracoccus luteus genome includes a region encoding these proteins:
- a CDS encoding EboA domain-containing protein, which yields MTTRPTETGDTSPARAGRQPADVAAAVAQVASDPSRIDVLFPAARRLAVREGLDPDEARAGLLLALPSDAVADAVARVYHQGDPAEKYAVLAALPRLDDAEREARIGDAALPLVRDALRTNDTRLVAAAMGPYAERHLDDAAWRQAVLKLVFMGVPVSVVSGLERRADDELARMASDFADERRAAGRVVPTDVDLLLGPGRPASDTTS from the coding sequence ATGACGACCCGACCGACGGAGACCGGGGACACGAGCCCCGCCCGAGCAGGGCGGCAGCCGGCCGACGTCGCCGCGGCGGTCGCCCAGGTCGCGAGCGACCCGTCGCGCATCGACGTGCTCTTCCCGGCCGCACGACGTCTCGCCGTGCGCGAGGGGCTGGACCCCGACGAGGCGCGGGCCGGGCTGCTGCTCGCGCTGCCCAGCGACGCGGTCGCCGACGCCGTGGCCCGGGTCTACCACCAGGGCGACCCGGCCGAGAAGTACGCCGTGCTCGCCGCGCTGCCGCGCCTCGACGACGCCGAGCGGGAGGCCCGCATCGGTGATGCCGCCCTGCCCCTCGTGCGGGACGCGTTGCGCACCAACGACACCCGCCTCGTCGCCGCCGCCATGGGGCCGTACGCCGAACGCCATCTCGACGACGCCGCGTGGCGCCAGGCCGTGCTCAAGCTCGTGTTCATGGGCGTGCCGGTCTCGGTCGTCAGCGGCCTCGAGCGCCGGGCTGACGACGAGCTGGCCCGCATGGCGTCCGACTTCGCCGACGAGCGCCGGGCTGCCGGGCGCGTCGTGCCCACGGACGTCGACCTCCTGCTCG
- a CDS encoding sugar phosphate isomerase/epimerase family protein, with product MSLRFGYGLNGFTDHRLPDALAVVAGLGYDGVALTLDHAHLDPFGPGLAGRVAEAARLLSGHGLDVMVETGGRYVLDPWRKHHPTLVSDEGRERRLKLLRIALRVAADLGSPAVSFWSGTGPEGVARETLLQRLDAGVEALLPLADELGVDLALEPEPGMVVERLQDAVDVRSRLGEPDRLRLTVDVGHLRCNEEGAPGDLIRSVGPLVRNVQIDDMRRGTHEHLPFGEGEVDLPGALAALQDIGFGGLVAIELPRHTHMAPALAAASLDALRAAERQTHPTDEEVTR from the coding sequence GTGAGCCTCCGGTTCGGCTACGGCCTCAACGGGTTCACCGACCACCGACTGCCCGACGCCCTCGCCGTCGTCGCGGGCCTCGGGTACGACGGCGTCGCCCTCACCCTCGACCACGCCCACCTCGACCCCTTCGGGCCCGGCCTCGCCGGCAGGGTCGCCGAGGCGGCCCGGCTGCTGTCGGGCCACGGCCTCGACGTCATGGTCGAGACCGGCGGCCGCTACGTGCTCGACCCCTGGCGCAAGCACCACCCGACGCTCGTCTCCGACGAGGGGCGCGAGCGCCGTCTCAAGCTGCTGCGCATCGCCCTGCGCGTCGCCGCCGACCTCGGGTCGCCCGCCGTGTCGTTCTGGAGCGGCACCGGACCGGAGGGGGTCGCCCGCGAGACGCTGCTGCAACGCCTCGACGCGGGTGTCGAGGCGTTGCTGCCGCTCGCCGACGAGCTCGGGGTCGACCTCGCCCTCGAGCCCGAGCCCGGCATGGTCGTCGAGCGCCTGCAGGATGCCGTCGACGTGCGGTCCCGTCTCGGCGAGCCCGACCGGCTGCGACTGACGGTCGACGTCGGCCACCTGCGCTGCAACGAGGAGGGTGCGCCGGGCGACCTCATCCGGTCCGTCGGCCCGCTCGTGCGCAACGTGCAGATCGACGACATGCGCCGGGGCACCCACGAGCACCTGCCCTTCGGCGAGGGCGAGGTCGACCTCCCGGGGGCGCTCGCAGCCCTGCAGGACATCGGCTTCGGCGGCCTCGTCGCCATTGAGCTGCCCCGACACACCCACATGGCGCCGGCCCTGGCGGCCGCGAGCCTCGACGCGCTGCGCGCCGCCGAGCGGCAGACGCATCCCACCGACGAGGAGGTCACCCGATGA
- a CDS encoding SCO3242 family prenyltransferase — translation MGLRLVTRLRDLVELVRAPAALTVPGDSLAGAASAGWPGSARGVALLPVASTCLYWAGMALNDYADREQDAVERPERPIPSGRITARTALGVAAGLTAAGVGLAAAAGGRTAAVTAGALAAAVWAYDLGPKTGALGAATMASTRALDVVLGATAGGGAGVRRSLVPAALVAGHTASITSLSRGEVHGTSTASARGSAVATAAVAAAVGLHSLRTSPNRASGVVTAALSGLYATTVLAAQLKAVRSPDGPTVRRATGAGIRGLVPLQGALAAAAGSPAVGLGVAASAPVGRWAMKMVSPT, via the coding sequence GTGGGCCTGCGCCTCGTGACCCGGCTGCGCGACCTCGTCGAGCTCGTCCGGGCCCCGGCGGCCCTCACCGTGCCGGGCGACAGCCTGGCCGGCGCCGCGAGCGCGGGCTGGCCGGGCAGCGCCCGGGGCGTCGCCCTGCTCCCGGTCGCCTCGACCTGCCTCTACTGGGCCGGCATGGCGCTCAACGACTACGCCGACCGCGAGCAGGACGCCGTGGAGCGGCCGGAGCGGCCGATCCCCTCCGGGCGGATCACCGCGCGGACGGCGCTGGGCGTGGCGGCCGGTCTGACGGCGGCCGGCGTCGGGCTGGCGGCGGCCGCCGGCGGGCGCACCGCAGCGGTCACGGCGGGCGCCCTCGCGGCGGCGGTCTGGGCCTACGACCTCGGCCCCAAGACCGGAGCCCTCGGGGCGGCCACCATGGCCTCGACCCGGGCCCTCGACGTCGTCCTCGGCGCGACCGCCGGTGGCGGCGCCGGTGTGCGGCGCTCTCTCGTCCCCGCTGCCCTCGTCGCCGGCCACACCGCCAGCATCACCTCCCTCAGCCGTGGAGAGGTGCACGGCACGAGTACCGCCTCCGCCCGGGGCAGCGCCGTGGCGACCGCCGCGGTCGCCGCCGCCGTGGGGCTGCACTCCCTCCGCACGTCGCCGAACCGCGCCTCCGGGGTCGTCACGGCCGCCCTGTCCGGGCTCTACGCCACGACCGTGCTCGCCGCCCAGCTGAAGGCCGTGCGCAGCCCCGACGGCCCGACCGTGCGACGGGCCACGGGTGCCGGCATCCGTGGTCTCGTGCCCCTGCAGGGGGCGCTCGCCGCCGCAGCCGGGAGCCCCGCCGTGGGGCTCGGCGTCGCGGCGTCGGCGCCGGTCGGTCGTTGGGCGATGAAGATGGTGTCGCCGACGTGA
- a CDS encoding inositol-3-phosphate synthase — MNDTDRTGLWLVGARGSVATTVATGLAMMTSRAHGRDGLVTELPVFVDAGLCPLDAIVTGGHDVSEAPLAKRAAALADAGVIPASALVLVGDELDRADERLRRGYDPEEEGQAEGVQRLADDIREFREREGLARVVVVNVSSTEPVAQDDPAFESLAELESAWAAGRSPLPPSSTYAAAAFLAGAAFVDFTPSTGARVPALRELAEREQVPWGGSDGKTGETLVKSVLAPMFAARALRVRSWSGTNLLGGGDGATLADPDAMASKAVSKARGLEAMLGYPVEGPVHIDNITDLGDWKTAWDNITFSGFLGTRMTMQFTWQGCDSSLAAPLVIDIARLADLALRRGESGPMTQLGFFFKDPVDSEEHQLFTQLDSLGRWACAS; from the coding sequence ATGAACGACACCGACCGCACCGGACTGTGGCTCGTGGGGGCGAGAGGGTCCGTCGCGACGACCGTCGCGACGGGGCTCGCCATGATGACCTCGCGCGCGCACGGTCGTGACGGGCTCGTCACCGAGCTGCCCGTCTTCGTCGACGCGGGGCTGTGCCCCCTCGACGCCATCGTCACCGGCGGCCACGACGTCTCCGAGGCGCCGCTCGCCAAGCGCGCGGCCGCGCTGGCCGACGCCGGGGTCATCCCGGCATCCGCCCTCGTGCTCGTCGGCGACGAGCTCGACCGCGCCGACGAGCGCCTGCGCCGCGGCTACGACCCGGAGGAGGAGGGGCAGGCCGAGGGCGTGCAGCGCCTCGCCGACGACATCCGTGAGTTCCGTGAGCGCGAGGGTCTGGCGCGCGTCGTCGTCGTCAACGTCAGCTCGACCGAGCCCGTGGCGCAGGACGACCCGGCCTTCGAGTCGCTCGCGGAGCTCGAGAGCGCTTGGGCCGCAGGGCGTTCGCCGCTGCCGCCCAGCAGCACCTACGCCGCCGCCGCGTTCCTCGCCGGCGCGGCCTTCGTCGACTTCACCCCCTCCACGGGTGCCCGCGTGCCCGCGCTGCGTGAGCTCGCCGAGCGCGAGCAGGTGCCGTGGGGCGGCAGCGACGGCAAGACGGGCGAGACCCTCGTCAAGTCGGTGCTCGCCCCCATGTTCGCCGCCCGGGCACTGCGCGTGCGCTCGTGGAGCGGCACCAACCTGCTCGGCGGCGGCGACGGCGCGACGCTGGCCGACCCCGACGCGATGGCGAGCAAGGCCGTCAGCAAGGCCCGCGGCCTCGAGGCGATGCTCGGCTACCCCGTCGAGGGCCCCGTGCACATCGACAACATCACCGACCTCGGCGACTGGAAGACCGCCTGGGACAACATCACCTTCAGCGGCTTCCTCGGCACCCGCATGACGATGCAGTTCACGTGGCAGGGGTGCGACTCCAGCCTCGCGGCGCCGCTCGTCATCGACATCGCGCGACTGGCCGACCTCGCCCTGCGCCGCGGCGAGAGCGGCCCGATGACCCAGCTCGGCTTCTTCTTCAAGGACCCGGTCGACAGCGAGGAGCACCAGCTCTTCACCCAGCTCGACTCCCTCGGCCGGTGGGCCTGCGCCTCGTGA
- a CDS encoding PQQ-dependent sugar dehydrogenase translates to MNATSRSGARRWVATTAAAALAATTLGGLATLPAQAHDGVDHGDTPALDWSNYEKITLTKDTGEPIDLAVMPDLRVLTTARNGDIRLTDPDTGAVKVINTVPVYNNSEDGLQTVTLDPDFDTNKWVYLYYAPRTMEAPYPTTTPTGSAPNTLPAGADASYWDQWKGYNQLTRAKWNDATDSIDMATEQVIIKVETQRGQCCHVGGDVDFDDDGNVYIATGDNTPASTPGANGFAPNNDAPGFNPGFDSRRGAGNSNDLRGKIIRITVAEDGSYTVPAGNLFAPGTEKTRPEIFVMGVRNPFRMDVDPQTNSVTWGDYGPDAGAPDPNRGPLGYVEWQSTAIDKPINGGWPYCTGDQFNYNEWNYETATPREFFDCAGGPTNNSRWNTGLTQLPPATPATLYYGDNNTHQPWPELTDFSPSGGQGPMGGPVYHYDADNPSTTKFPQYWDKKAFFAEFSQDYLAAFTVQWPNGPVDHIEQFLPNADLETNGQPITDSPIDIEFGPDGSLYVLDYGDGFFRANPDAGLYRIDYAEGNKAPQAAISANPISSSTAPLTVTFDGSASVDPEGEELTYDWDFNGDGTFDATGVTASYTYTELGRYSARLRVTDPEGKVGLISTSISVGNVAPTVNITKPANGSFFDWGQAVPFQVSTTDPEDGNATVCSRVSWTFGLGHDQHAHPLSQGTGCQFAIPTPADATEHGETENIFGVVVITYTDAGANGLPGATTTESLILNPKEQQAEWADDTKGVEIVGDDTASGRFKVTSFDKGDHLAYDPANLAGITSVTARGAGTGTLALRWNSPSGPPFARIAMSGAADVWSEKSVNLRNAPIGTGKLYVTSTGGVVLDSLTFAGNGVADTTAPVTTVTTSPAAPNGANGWYTSDVTLTATATDDGTVAARERSTDGGATWVSATTPLVVSTEGVTTVQFRSRDNGGNVSRVVTKVVKLDKTAPVVTVSGVRNGASVGDAAQVSWVVTDATSGVATTSVTVDGTAVAADRPLDLWRLSLGSHRMVVTTTDKAGLTTSTSLTFTTTTSLAELGELVDLLDQAGYVSGDGASQLKGYLNRAKAAADAGRTAAAIREVRGFSQLTRSVVTNNAAGNALRRDADAVIRGWQ, encoded by the coding sequence ATGAATGCTACTTCCCGCTCGGGAGCGAGGAGGTGGGTTGCGACAACTGCCGCCGCAGCCCTCGCCGCCACGACTCTCGGTGGCCTGGCCACGCTCCCGGCCCAGGCCCACGACGGTGTCGACCACGGTGACACCCCGGCACTCGACTGGAGCAACTACGAGAAGATCACCCTCACCAAGGACACCGGTGAGCCGATCGACCTCGCGGTCATGCCAGACCTGCGCGTGCTCACCACGGCCCGCAACGGCGACATCCGCCTGACCGACCCCGACACCGGTGCCGTCAAGGTCATCAACACGGTGCCGGTCTACAACAACAGTGAGGACGGCCTGCAGACCGTCACGCTCGACCCCGACTTCGACACGAACAAGTGGGTCTACCTCTACTACGCCCCCCGCACGATGGAGGCGCCGTACCCGACGACGACCCCGACCGGGTCGGCGCCGAACACCCTGCCCGCTGGCGCCGACGCGTCGTACTGGGACCAGTGGAAGGGCTACAACCAGCTGACCCGCGCCAAGTGGAACGACGCCACCGACTCGATCGACATGGCGACCGAGCAGGTCATCATCAAGGTCGAGACCCAGCGCGGCCAGTGCTGCCACGTCGGTGGTGACGTCGACTTCGACGACGACGGCAACGTCTACATCGCCACCGGTGACAACACCCCGGCGAGCACGCCCGGCGCCAACGGCTTCGCCCCGAACAACGACGCCCCCGGCTTCAACCCCGGCTTCGACTCACGTCGCGGCGCCGGCAACAGCAACGACCTGCGCGGCAAGATCATCCGCATCACGGTCGCCGAGGACGGTAGCTACACGGTCCCCGCCGGCAACCTGTTCGCGCCGGGCACCGAGAAGACCCGCCCCGAGATCTTCGTCATGGGCGTGCGCAACCCGTTCCGCATGGACGTCGACCCGCAGACCAACTCGGTCACGTGGGGCGACTACGGCCCGGATGCCGGTGCGCCGGACCCGAACCGCGGCCCCCTCGGCTACGTCGAGTGGCAGAGCACCGCCATCGACAAGCCGATCAACGGTGGCTGGCCCTACTGCACGGGCGACCAGTTCAACTACAACGAGTGGAACTACGAGACGGCCACCCCGCGTGAGTTCTTCGACTGCGCCGGCGGCCCGACCAACAACTCGCGTTGGAACACCGGCCTGACCCAGCTGCCCCCGGCCACGCCGGCGACGCTCTACTACGGCGACAACAACACCCACCAGCCGTGGCCCGAGCTCACCGACTTCAGCCCCTCCGGCGGCCAGGGCCCCATGGGCGGTCCGGTCTACCACTACGACGCCGACAACCCGTCGACGACGAAGTTCCCGCAGTACTGGGACAAGAAGGCGTTCTTCGCCGAGTTCTCGCAGGACTACCTCGCCGCCTTCACGGTGCAGTGGCCCAATGGACCCGTCGACCACATCGAGCAGTTCCTGCCCAACGCCGACCTCGAGACCAACGGCCAGCCGATCACCGACAGCCCGATCGACATCGAGTTCGGCCCCGACGGCTCGCTCTACGTCCTCGACTACGGCGACGGCTTCTTCCGCGCGAACCCCGACGCGGGGCTCTACCGCATCGACTACGCCGAGGGGAACAAGGCGCCCCAGGCGGCCATCTCCGCGAACCCGATCAGCTCGAGCACCGCGCCGCTGACGGTCACCTTCGACGGCTCGGCCTCGGTCGACCCCGAGGGTGAGGAGCTCACGTACGACTGGGACTTCAACGGCGACGGCACCTTCGACGCCACCGGTGTGACGGCCAGCTACACCTACACCGAGCTCGGCCGGTACTCGGCGCGCCTGCGCGTCACGGACCCGGAGGGCAAGGTCGGCCTCATCAGCACGTCGATCAGCGTCGGCAACGTCGCCCCGACGGTCAACATCACCAAGCCCGCCAACGGCTCGTTCTTCGACTGGGGCCAGGCGGTCCCGTTCCAGGTGTCGACGACCGACCCCGAGGACGGCAACGCCACCGTGTGCTCGCGCGTCTCGTGGACCTTCGGGCTCGGGCACGACCAGCACGCGCACCCGCTGAGCCAGGGCACGGGCTGCCAGTTCGCCATCCCGACCCCGGCCGACGCGACCGAGCACGGTGAGACCGAGAACATCTTCGGTGTCGTCGTCATCACCTACACGGATGCCGGGGCGAACGGTCTTCCGGGCGCCACGACCACCGAGTCGCTCATCCTCAACCCCAAGGAGCAGCAGGCCGAGTGGGCCGACGACACCAAGGGCGTCGAGATCGTCGGTGACGACACCGCGAGCGGCCGCTTCAAGGTGACCTCGTTCGACAAGGGTGACCACCTCGCCTACGACCCGGCCAACCTCGCCGGCATCACCTCGGTGACGGCGCGCGGCGCCGGCACGGGCACCCTGGCCCTGCGCTGGAACAGCCCGAGCGGCCCGCCCTTCGCCCGCATCGCGATGTCGGGTGCGGCGGACGTCTGGTCGGAGAAGAGCGTCAACCTGCGCAACGCCCCGATCGGGACGGGCAAGCTGTACGTCACCTCCACCGGTGGCGTCGTGCTCGACTCGCTCACGTTCGCCGGCAACGGCGTCGCCGACACCACGGCCCCCGTCACCACGGTGACGACGAGCCCGGCGGCCCCCAACGGTGCCAACGGCTGGTACACCAGCGACGTCACCCTCACGGCGACGGCCACCGACGACGGCACCGTGGCGGCGCGTGAGCGCTCCACCGACGGTGGCGCCACGTGGGTCAGCGCCACCACGCCCCTCGTCGTCAGCACCGAGGGCGTCACCACCGTGCAGTTCCGCTCGCGGGACAACGGCGGTAACGTCTCCCGGGTCGTCACGAAGGTCGTCAAGCTCGACAAGACCGCTCCGGTGGTCACCGTGTCGGGGGTCCGCAACGGTGCCTCCGTCGGCGACGCGGCGCAGGTCTCGTGGGTCGTCACCGACGCCACGAGCGGGGTCGCGACGACCTCGGTCACCGTCGACGGCACCGCCGTCGCGGCCGACCGTCCGCTCGACCTGTGGCGCCTGTCGCTCGGCTCGCACCGCATGGTCGTCACGACGACCGACAAGGCGGGCCTGACGACGTCGACGAGCCTCACCTTCACGACCACCACCTCCCTCGCGGAGCTCGGCGAGCTCGTCGACCTCCTCGACCAGGCGGGGTACGTGTCCGGTGACGGTGCGTCGCAGCTGAAGGGCTACCTCAACCGGGCCAAGGCCGCGGCCGACGCCGGTCGCACCGCTGCCGCCATCCGTGAGGTGCGGGGCTTCTCGCAGCTGACGCGCTCGGTGGTCACGAACAACGCGGCCGGCAACGCCCTGCGCCGCGACGCGGACGCCGTCATCCGCGGGTGGCAGTGA
- a CDS encoding sugar phosphate isomerase/epimerase family protein: protein MHDNDVTEVDQADEAPRQLARKLGLNRRQFFAASMGVGAAVALTPGVASAAGQAKAAVSGELVIPRGKRGIILYTVRDAISRDPATSPYASGFKAVFEELSRIGYKQIEFAGFRQSVNAPGGDVNSVEGAKLLRTWLDANGLKAQGNHGSIPSTITPETLTAFDTFCEVANILGMKHIGTGSDPTSSDQKADWDAAADRWNFLGRRAQRNGLRLYTHNHDAAYGFLKDSGPLDEAGKYTASSGIRRLEYFLQRTDPRYVFLEMDIFWAHVAKFKHVAYTAADGSMVEDLFDPLAVVQAQPKRFPLFHAKDGDSRPDLPNGWEMTPFGLGDIDYRTFLSSTGGPSGYHNPMWEQDTAPSTENPAQSLQLAELSYDMMATLRK, encoded by the coding sequence ATGCACGACAACGACGTCACCGAGGTCGACCAGGCCGACGAGGCCCCGCGCCAGCTCGCGCGCAAGCTCGGCCTCAACCGCCGCCAGTTCTTCGCCGCCAGCATGGGAGTCGGCGCCGCCGTCGCCCTGACCCCCGGCGTCGCCTCGGCCGCCGGCCAGGCGAAGGCCGCCGTCTCCGGCGAGCTCGTCATCCCGCGCGGCAAGCGCGGCATCATCCTCTACACGGTGCGCGACGCCATCAGCCGCGACCCCGCCACGAGCCCGTACGCATCCGGCTTCAAGGCCGTGTTCGAGGAGCTCTCGCGCATCGGCTACAAGCAGATCGAGTTCGCCGGCTTCCGCCAGAGCGTCAACGCGCCCGGCGGAGACGTCAACAGCGTGGAGGGCGCCAAGCTGCTGCGCACGTGGCTCGACGCCAACGGTCTCAAGGCCCAAGGCAACCACGGGTCGATCCCCTCGACCATCACCCCCGAGACGCTGACGGCGTTCGACACCTTCTGCGAGGTCGCGAACATCCTCGGCATGAAGCACATCGGCACCGGCAGCGACCCGACGAGCAGCGACCAGAAGGCCGACTGGGACGCCGCGGCCGACCGCTGGAACTTCCTCGGTCGTCGTGCGCAGCGCAACGGCCTGCGTCTCTACACGCACAACCACGACGCGGCGTACGGCTTCCTCAAGGACAGCGGGCCGCTCGACGAGGCCGGCAAGTACACGGCGTCCTCGGGCATCCGCCGTCTCGAGTACTTCCTGCAGCGCACCGACCCGCGCTACGTCTTCCTCGAGATGGACATCTTCTGGGCGCACGTCGCCAAGTTCAAGCACGTCGCCTACACCGCGGCCGACGGCAGCATGGTCGAGGACCTCTTCGACCCGCTCGCCGTCGTCCAGGCGCAGCCGAAGCGCTTCCCCCTCTTCCACGCCAAGGACGGTGACTCCCGTCCCGACCTGCCCAACGGCTGGGAGATGACGCCGTTCGGCCTCGGGGACATCGACTACCGCACGTTCCTCAGCAGCACGGGCGGTCCCTCGGGCTACCACAACCCGATGTGGGAGCAGGACACGGCGCCGAGCACGGAGAACCCGGCTCAGTCGCTCCAGCTCGCCGAGCTCAGCTACGACATGATGGCCACCCTCCGCAAGTGA
- a CDS encoding Gfo/Idh/MocA family protein produces MTHSSKPTLGVGMVGYSFMGRAHSQAWRNARSFFSPAALPAMTVVAGRDAQAAQETADRFGWQGVETDWRRLLERDDVDVIDICTPGDTHAEIAIAALAAGKHVLCEKPLANSVAEAEEMTRAAEAAAAQGIRSMVGFTYRRVPAIALARQLVAEGRVGRVLHVRGAYLQDWLVDPSSPMTWRMQKERAGSGALGDIGAHIVDLAQHVTGQTLTGVSALTETFVKQRPLAGGGAGSGITGGTADHSAPMGDVTVDDAAVFVSRLSGGALATFEATRYATGRKNAIRLEINGTEGSIAFDFEDMNVLQVHDASLDPREGGFTRVLVTEASHPYVAGWWPPGHVLGYEHGFTHQAVDLLDAIAAGQDPTPSFADGLQIQRVIAAVESSAEHESAWTPVEPAGTDAGRPGDEITDVTGAHPAATDDGHLAAADGIRVSSHV; encoded by the coding sequence ATGACCCACAGCAGCAAGCCCACCCTCGGAGTCGGCATGGTCGGCTACTCCTTCATGGGGCGGGCGCACTCGCAGGCCTGGCGCAACGCGCGCAGCTTCTTCAGCCCCGCCGCCCTCCCCGCCATGACGGTGGTCGCGGGCCGCGACGCGCAGGCCGCGCAGGAGACCGCAGACCGCTTCGGCTGGCAGGGCGTCGAGACCGACTGGCGCCGGCTGCTCGAGCGTGACGACGTCGACGTCATCGACATCTGCACGCCGGGCGACACCCACGCCGAGATCGCGATCGCGGCCCTCGCCGCGGGCAAGCACGTGCTCTGCGAGAAGCCGCTGGCCAACTCCGTCGCCGAGGCCGAGGAGATGACCCGCGCGGCCGAAGCCGCTGCCGCACAGGGGATCCGGTCGATGGTGGGCTTCACCTACCGCCGCGTCCCGGCCATCGCCCTGGCCCGGCAGCTCGTCGCCGAGGGCCGCGTCGGCCGGGTGCTCCACGTCCGTGGCGCCTACCTGCAGGACTGGCTCGTCGACCCGAGCTCGCCGATGACGTGGCGCATGCAGAAGGAGCGCGCCGGCTCCGGCGCCCTCGGCGACATCGGTGCCCACATCGTCGACCTCGCCCAGCACGTCACCGGGCAGACCCTCACCGGCGTCTCCGCCCTCACCGAGACCTTCGTCAAGCAGCGCCCCCTCGCCGGTGGCGGGGCGGGCAGCGGCATCACCGGTGGCACCGCCGACCATTCGGCCCCGATGGGCGACGTCACCGTCGACGACGCGGCGGTCTTCGTCTCGCGCCTCAGCGGTGGGGCCCTCGCGACCTTCGAGGCCACCCGCTACGCCACCGGCCGCAAGAACGCGATCCGCCTGGAGATCAACGGGACCGAGGGCTCGATCGCCTTCGACTTCGAGGACATGAACGTCCTGCAGGTGCACGACGCCTCGCTCGACCCGCGCGAGGGCGGCTTCACCCGGGTGCTCGTCACCGAGGCGAGCCACCCCTACGTCGCCGGCTGGTGGCCCCCGGGCCACGTGCTCGGCTACGAGCACGGCTTCACGCACCAGGCGGTCGACCTGCTCGACGCCATCGCCGCGGGCCAGGACCCGACGCCCTCGTTCGCCGACGGCCTGCAGATCCAGCGGGTGATCGCAGCGGTCGAGAGCAGCGCCGAGCACGAGAGTGCCTGGACGCCGGTCGAACCCGCCGGCACGGATGCCGGTCGGCCCGGTGACGAGATCACCGACGTCACCGGCGCCCACCCCGCCGCGACGGACGACGGGCACCTCGCCGCCGCCGACGGCATCCGCGTCTCCTCCCACGTCTGA
- a CDS encoding substrate-binding domain-containing protein, whose product MTAAPARTRTRTLAVAVVALSASLVAAGCTSNTPEAAAPAGNGSTQAPAGNAGSSNDAPGEKVTIGFSGPAADHGWLGAINSAAQEEAKKFSDVDLKVAEGTNDASAQIAQIETFINDKVDAIVLLPTDGAALTDVATKAMNAGIPVINVDREFSSPFAARTTILGDNYGMGVSAGTYACEQVKEKNLSNPVIAEIAGIDALPLTQDRSKGFADALKACGQNVDNRVAAEFTVESGERQASNLIQAAPKIDIMWNHDDDQGIGVMAALDQANRHEMVFIGGAGSANAMRWIQEGKMAATVIYPPTQAADGINLARLIAQNKGVSDLVQVEVPKRVVLNAPVVTKENVEKYLPLGFES is encoded by the coding sequence GTGACCGCAGCACCCGCCCGTACCCGCACCCGCACCCTCGCCGTCGCGGTCGTCGCCCTCTCGGCCTCGCTCGTCGCCGCCGGGTGCACGAGCAACACGCCCGAGGCAGCGGCACCGGCCGGCAACGGCTCGACCCAGGCCCCCGCCGGCAACGCCGGCTCGAGCAACGACGCCCCCGGCGAGAAGGTCACCATCGGCTTCTCCGGCCCCGCGGCCGACCACGGCTGGCTCGGTGCGATCAACAGCGCCGCCCAGGAGGAGGCGAAGAAGTTCTCCGACGTCGACCTCAAGGTCGCCGAGGGCACGAACGACGCCAGCGCGCAGATCGCCCAGATCGAGACCTTCATCAACGACAAGGTCGACGCCATCGTGCTGCTGCCGACCGACGGCGCCGCGCTGACGGACGTCGCCACCAAGGCGATGAACGCCGGCATCCCGGTCATCAACGTCGACCGCGAGTTCAGCAGCCCCTTCGCCGCCCGCACGACCATCCTCGGCGACAACTACGGCATGGGCGTCTCCGCCGGCACGTACGCCTGCGAGCAGGTCAAGGAGAAGAACCTCAGCAACCCCGTCATCGCCGAGATCGCCGGCATCGACGCGCTGCCCCTGACGCAGGACCGCAGCAAGGGCTTCGCCGACGCGCTCAAGGCCTGTGGCCAGAACGTCGACAACCGCGTCGCCGCCGAGTTCACCGTCGAGTCGGGCGAGCGCCAGGCCTCGAACCTCATCCAGGCCGCGCCGAAGATCGACATCATGTGGAACCACGACGACGACCAGGGCATCGGCGTCATGGCCGCGCTCGACCAGGCCAACCGCCACGAGATGGTCTTCATCGGTGGCGCCGGCTCGGCCAACGCCATGCGCTGGATCCAGGAGGGCAAGATGGCCGCCACGGTCATCTACCCGCCGACCCAGGCCGCCGACGGCATCAACCTCGCCCGCCTCATCGCCCAGAACAAGGGCGTGAGCGACCTCGTCCAGGTCGAGGTGCCGAAGCGCGTCGTGCTCAACGCCCCCGTGGTGACCAAGGAGAACGTCGAGAAGTACCTGCCCCTCGGCTTCGAGTCGTGA